One Cryobacterium roopkundense genomic region harbors:
- the smpB gene encoding SsrA-binding protein SmpB, whose amino-acid sequence MPRETGEKVVASNRKARHDYSIGDTYEAGMVLSGTEVKSLRAGRASLIDGYAFIEGGEMWLDAVHIPEYTAGTWTNHPPRRKRKLLLHKQEIVKISHKTKEGGYTLIPLRIYFLNGRAKVEIAVAKGKKEFDKRQTLRERQDKRESDRAMSARRNLGD is encoded by the coding sequence GTGCCCAGGGAAACTGGCGAGAAGGTCGTAGCGTCGAATCGTAAGGCGCGCCACGACTATTCCATCGGTGACACCTACGAGGCCGGCATGGTCTTGAGCGGCACAGAGGTGAAGTCCCTGCGGGCGGGGCGAGCGTCGCTGATTGACGGCTATGCCTTCATTGAGGGCGGCGAGATGTGGCTCGACGCAGTGCACATTCCGGAGTACACGGCCGGCACCTGGACGAATCATCCGCCACGCCGCAAACGCAAGTTACTGCTCCACAAGCAGGAAATCGTGAAGATCAGCCACAAGACCAAAGAGGGCGGATACACCCTCATTCCGTTGCGTATCTACTTCCTCAACGGCCGGGCCAAAGTGGAAATTGCCGTCGCCAAGGGCAAGAAAGAGTTCGACAAGCGACAGACTCTGAGGGAACGCCAGGACAAACGCGAATCCGACCGCGCCATGTCCGCCCGCCGCAACCTCGGGGACTAA
- the ftsX gene encoding permease-like cell division protein FtsX: MRLALVLSEAANGLRRNASMVVSVVLVTFISLTFVGAAVLMQMQIGQMKNFWYEKAQVGIYMCTDVSSGETCTGGEATEEQINTVEAQLTSPTLAPFVDRYYFETHEQAFENFQTQFAGNPVADYVTADQLNQTFWVNLKDPSQSDVLVESLSGVAGVENVADQRKYLDQIFSVLNVASYTAIGIAGLMLVAAALLIATTIRLSAFSRRRELGIMRLVGASNRFIQTPFILEGVFAALLGSLLAGGAIVAIVNFFVQGYLGARLTGFALVGMDDALIVVPILLVVGAVLAAFSANFAITRYLKV; the protein is encoded by the coding sequence ATGAGACTTGCACTCGTACTCTCCGAGGCCGCCAATGGCCTGCGGCGCAATGCCTCGATGGTCGTCTCAGTCGTGCTCGTTACCTTTATCTCGCTCACCTTCGTGGGCGCCGCGGTGTTGATGCAGATGCAGATCGGCCAGATGAAGAACTTCTGGTACGAGAAAGCTCAGGTGGGCATCTACATGTGCACCGATGTGTCTTCCGGTGAGACGTGCACGGGCGGTGAGGCCACCGAGGAGCAGATCAACACAGTGGAGGCACAGCTGACCTCGCCCACCCTCGCGCCGTTCGTTGACAGGTACTACTTCGAAACCCATGAGCAGGCGTTCGAGAACTTCCAGACGCAGTTCGCCGGCAACCCCGTTGCCGACTACGTGACGGCGGACCAGCTCAACCAGACCTTCTGGGTGAATCTGAAGGATCCGTCCCAATCCGATGTGCTCGTGGAGAGCCTGTCGGGGGTGGCCGGGGTCGAGAATGTCGCCGATCAGCGCAAGTATCTGGATCAGATCTTCTCGGTGCTCAACGTGGCCAGCTACACGGCAATTGGCATCGCGGGGCTCATGCTCGTGGCGGCTGCCCTGCTGATTGCCACGACCATCCGCTTGTCGGCCTTCTCTAGACGGCGCGAGTTGGGCATCATGAGACTCGTGGGGGCCTCGAACAGATTCATTCAGACGCCGTTCATTCTTGAGGGTGTTTTTGCGGCTCTGCTCGGGTCGCTGCTGGCGGGTGGCGCGATCGTGGCCATCGTGAACTTCTTCGTGCAGGGCTATCTGGGAGCGAGACTCACCGGGTTCGCGCTCGTGGGCATGGACGACGCGCTCATTGTGGTGCCGATTCTGTTGGTGGTCGGCGCGGTGCTCGCGGCTTTCTCTGCCAATTTCGCGATCACGCGTTACCTCAAGGTCTAA
- the ftsE gene encoding cell division ATP-binding protein FtsE has protein sequence MIRFDHITKKYPGTTRPALNSIDVEILRGEFVFLVGASGSGKSSCLRLVLKEEKPTSGSIHVLGHDLRSISNRKVPYFRRNLGVVFQDFRLLPNKTVFDNVAFSLQVIGKSRGFIQEAVPDTLKMVGLAEKAQRLPHELSGGEQQRVAIARAIVNKPQILLADEPTGNLDPTTSAEIMALLASINAGGTTVIMATHEAGIVDKMQRRVIELVNGTIVRDERQGGYATASIPVITGAPAAAASPAEAVEVPLEHAPPTPAFRPPARTIVSESDPNQPLTFPPAPVPAPVSATAPADSKSAVPAALAPESVAAPRSAPVSDSGMPPARSPYAPPAPEPEAESDADTGPTMTRPVIPVTQHDAPEQLTLAEKLGLRAPGEKPDQTGEQNVGPTR, from the coding sequence ATGATTCGATTTGATCACATCACCAAGAAGTATCCCGGTACAACCCGACCGGCGCTGAACTCCATCGACGTCGAGATTTTACGCGGCGAATTCGTGTTCTTGGTCGGCGCTTCCGGCTCGGGAAAATCGAGTTGCTTGCGTCTCGTATTGAAGGAAGAGAAGCCCACGAGTGGCAGCATCCACGTGCTGGGCCATGACCTGAGGTCGATCTCCAACCGCAAGGTGCCGTACTTTCGTCGGAATCTCGGCGTGGTGTTCCAAGACTTCCGTCTGCTGCCGAACAAGACAGTCTTTGACAACGTGGCGTTCAGCCTCCAGGTGATCGGTAAGTCCCGCGGATTCATCCAGGAGGCCGTTCCCGACACCCTCAAGATGGTGGGGCTCGCCGAAAAGGCTCAGCGACTGCCGCACGAGCTCTCGGGCGGTGAGCAGCAACGTGTCGCCATCGCCCGTGCCATTGTGAACAAGCCGCAGATTCTGTTGGCCGACGAGCCCACTGGAAACCTTGATCCCACCACGAGCGCAGAGATTATGGCCTTGCTGGCGAGCATCAACGCCGGGGGTACCACGGTGATCATGGCCACACACGAGGCCGGAATCGTCGACAAGATGCAGCGTCGTGTGATCGAACTCGTCAACGGCACAATCGTGCGTGACGAACGACAGGGTGGGTACGCAACGGCGTCGATCCCCGTCATTACCGGAGCCCCGGCCGCCGCCGCGTCTCCCGCAGAAGCTGTCGAGGTTCCTCTGGAGCACGCACCGCCCACGCCGGCCTTCCGCCCGCCCGCCCGCACGATAGTTTCGGAATCTGATCCGAACCAGCCGCTCACCTTTCCGCCGGCGCCCGTGCCGGCCCCCGTGTCGGCGACCGCCCCCGCAGATTCGAAGTCGGCCGTTCCGGCCGCGCTCGCACCGGAATCCGTTGCGGCTCCCCGCAGCGCTCCCGTGTCGGATTCCGGTATGCCGCCTGCACGATCTCCCTACGCTCCGCCGGCCCCCGAGCCGGAGGCCGAATCGGACGCGGACACCGGTCCGACCATGACGCGCCCCGTGATCCCTGTCACGCAGCACGATGCGCCCGAACAGCTCACCCTGGCGGAGAAGCTCGGGCTTCGGGCCCCGGGCGAGAAACCAGACCAAACCGGCGAGCAGAACGTGGGCCCCACCCGATGA
- a CDS encoding IS481 family transposase, which yields MSHINAKLTVRGRALLVERVLGGRPAAHVAKELGISRQCAYRWVRRYCSEGEAGLRDRSSRPHSMPTQTSPEREAAVLEARGRLRTGPVRIAADTGVPARTVSRVLARHNVPALWECDPLTGERIRATRATANRYERARPGEMLHIDVKKLGRIAEGGGWRAQPGQTRANHTAGHVRVGYDYVHAVIDDHTRLAYAEVHPDEKGTTAAGVLLRAAAFFASCGIPKIERVLSDNAFAYRNSQAFKDAVATLGAQQRFIKPHCPWTNGKVERFNRTLQTEWAYRQVFTSSAQRTQALDPWLNYYNTERSHTGIGTTPLKRVSPT from the coding sequence GTGTCACACATTAACGCCAAGTTGACCGTTCGCGGAAGGGCTCTTTTGGTCGAAAGGGTGCTCGGTGGTCGTCCGGCCGCGCACGTCGCCAAAGAGCTCGGCATCTCCCGCCAGTGCGCGTATCGGTGGGTGCGCCGGTACTGTTCGGAGGGTGAAGCCGGCCTCAGAGACCGGTCCTCACGGCCGCACTCGATGCCCACCCAGACGAGCCCCGAACGTGAGGCAGCGGTCCTCGAGGCCCGCGGCCGGCTGCGCACGGGCCCGGTCCGCATCGCCGCCGATACGGGCGTTCCCGCGCGGACCGTCTCGAGAGTCCTCGCTCGTCATAACGTCCCCGCGCTCTGGGAATGCGACCCGCTGACCGGCGAACGGATCCGCGCTACCCGCGCCACAGCCAACCGGTATGAACGCGCCCGCCCCGGCGAAATGCTCCATATCGACGTGAAGAAGCTCGGGCGTATCGCCGAAGGCGGCGGCTGGCGGGCCCAACCCGGACAGACCAGGGCCAACCACACAGCCGGTCACGTGCGCGTCGGCTACGACTACGTGCACGCCGTCATCGACGATCACACCCGCCTCGCCTACGCCGAAGTGCACCCCGACGAAAAGGGCACCACCGCGGCCGGCGTTCTCCTGCGCGCTGCGGCATTCTTCGCCAGCTGCGGCATCCCCAAAATCGAACGAGTCCTCTCCGACAACGCCTTCGCCTACCGAAACTCCCAAGCGTTCAAAGACGCCGTCGCGACCCTCGGTGCGCAGCAACGCTTCATCAAACCGCACTGCCCCTGGACCAACGGCAAGGTCGAACGCTTCAACCGCACCCTGCAAACCGAGTGGGCCTACCGCCAGGTGTTCACCAGCAGCGCCCAACGCACCCAAGCCCTTGACCCCTGGCTCAACTACTACAACACTGAACGCAGCCACACCGGCATCGGAACCACCCCGCTCAAACGAGTGTCACCAACCTGA
- the prfB gene encoding peptide chain release factor 2 yields MIDLDYSEQIAALRATFGDIRSVIDIERLKSDIEDLSGQAGMPDLWDDTEHAQQVTSALSHRQSELAKVESIESRLDDLEVLVGMANDGEGDQESADEAAAELASLQKLLGALEVQTLLNGEFDERNAVITIRAGAGGVDAADFAEMLLRMYLRYAEQHNYRTSVLDISYAEEAGIKSATFEVDAEYAFGTLSVEAGTHRLVRMSPFNSAGKRQTSFAAVEVVPLIEQTESIEVPDNDIRVDVFRSSGPGGQSVNTTDSAVRITHLPTGTVVSCQNEKSQIQNRAAAMRVLQSRLLLLQREKEAATKKELAGNITASWGDQMRSYVLAPYQMVKDLRTEYEVNNPSNVFDGDLDGFISAGIRWRKKAPQD; encoded by the coding sequence AAATCGGACATCGAAGACCTCAGCGGCCAGGCTGGCATGCCCGACCTGTGGGACGACACCGAGCATGCCCAGCAGGTGACGAGCGCGCTCAGCCACCGCCAGTCGGAGCTCGCGAAGGTCGAGAGCATCGAGTCTCGCCTGGACGACCTCGAGGTGCTCGTGGGCATGGCCAACGACGGTGAGGGCGACCAGGAGTCCGCCGATGAGGCCGCTGCCGAACTCGCGAGCCTGCAGAAGCTGCTCGGTGCCCTGGAGGTGCAAACGCTGCTCAACGGCGAATTCGACGAGCGCAACGCCGTGATCACCATTCGTGCCGGTGCCGGGGGAGTGGATGCCGCAGACTTCGCCGAGATGCTGCTGCGCATGTACCTGCGCTACGCGGAACAGCACAACTATCGCACGAGCGTTCTCGACATCAGCTACGCCGAGGAAGCCGGGATCAAGTCGGCGACCTTCGAGGTCGATGCCGAATACGCCTTCGGAACGCTTAGTGTCGAGGCCGGCACCCACCGCCTCGTGCGCATGAGCCCCTTCAACTCGGCCGGGAAACGCCAAACGTCTTTCGCCGCCGTCGAGGTGGTGCCCCTGATTGAGCAGACCGAATCCATCGAGGTTCCCGACAACGACATCCGCGTTGACGTGTTCCGATCGAGCGGCCCCGGCGGCCAGTCTGTGAACACCACCGACTCCGCCGTGCGCATCACCCACCTGCCCACCGGAACGGTGGTGAGCTGCCAGAACGAGAAGAGTCAGATCCAGAACCGCGCGGCGGCCATGCGGGTGTTGCAATCACGCCTGCTCCTGCTCCAGCGCGAGAAGGAAGCGGCCACGAAGAAGGAACTGGCCGGCAACATCACGGCCAGCTGGGGCGACCAGATGCGCAGCTACGTGCTCGCGCCCTATCAAATGGTGAAAGACCTGCGCACCGAGTACGAGGTCAACAACCCCAGCAACGTCTTCGACGGCGACCTCGATGGATTCATCTCCGCTGGAATCCGCTGGCGCAAGAAGGCTCCGCAGGACTAG